The Streptomyces sp. NBC_01197 genome window below encodes:
- a CDS encoding SDR family NAD(P)-dependent oxidoreductase has protein sequence MTVTEESQAFGPGIDPERLALCLSVLDELEKIDVDHPDAVAVRRATAGVYRTVKQRRRQERRAAKTAHDKAVTEATATGSAERIDDETQGVLPSSSAQGEIAGILQRPRSCYICKTRYVEVDVFYHQLCRDCAAENRARRDARTDLTGRRALLTGGRAKIGMYIALRLLRDGAHTTITTRFPKDAVRRFKAMPDSGEWMHRLKVVGIDLRDPAQVVALADSVAAEGPLDILINNAAQTVRRSPQAYSELIAAEAAPLPAGELPSSQVIGAFGSGAQVSLPSARPGGLSAQDVAELALVTGSASPARIEAGTAIDAGGLVPDLHDTNSWIQTVEEVDAVELLEVQLCNSTAPFILISRLRPAMAAAAADRTYVVNVSAMEGVFSRGYKGAGHPHTNMAKAALNMLTRTSGQEMFESDGILMTAVDTGWITDERPHPDKMRLADEGFHAPLDLIDGAARVYDPIVRGEAGEDLHSVFLKDYAPANW, from the coding sequence ATGACGGTGACAGAGGAAAGCCAGGCATTCGGCCCGGGCATTGATCCGGAGCGGCTGGCTCTCTGCCTCAGCGTGCTCGACGAGCTGGAGAAGATCGACGTCGACCACCCGGACGCCGTCGCGGTCCGCCGTGCTACGGCGGGTGTCTACCGCACCGTGAAGCAGCGCCGCCGGCAGGAGCGCCGCGCCGCCAAGACCGCTCACGACAAGGCCGTCACCGAAGCCACCGCCACCGGCTCGGCCGAGCGCATCGACGACGAGACGCAGGGGGTGCTGCCCTCGTCGAGCGCCCAGGGCGAGATCGCGGGCATACTCCAGCGCCCCCGGTCCTGCTACATCTGCAAGACCCGGTACGTCGAGGTCGACGTCTTCTACCACCAGCTCTGCCGCGACTGCGCCGCGGAGAACCGCGCGCGCCGCGATGCCCGTACCGACCTCACCGGACGCCGGGCCCTGCTCACCGGCGGCCGGGCCAAGATCGGCATGTACATCGCGCTGCGGCTGCTGCGCGACGGCGCACACACCACCATCACCACCCGCTTCCCGAAGGACGCGGTCCGCCGCTTCAAGGCGATGCCCGACAGTGGGGAGTGGATGCACCGCCTGAAGGTCGTCGGGATAGATCTGCGTGACCCCGCCCAGGTCGTCGCTCTCGCCGACTCGGTCGCCGCCGAGGGCCCGCTCGACATCCTGATCAACAACGCCGCCCAGACCGTGCGCCGCTCGCCGCAGGCGTACAGCGAACTGATCGCCGCCGAGGCCGCGCCCCTGCCCGCGGGCGAGCTGCCCTCGTCGCAGGTCATCGGCGCGTTCGGGAGCGGGGCACAGGTCTCGCTGCCCAGCGCCAGGCCGGGTGGGCTGAGCGCCCAGGACGTGGCCGAGCTCGCACTGGTCACCGGATCCGCCTCGCCCGCCCGTATCGAGGCGGGCACCGCGATAGACGCGGGCGGACTCGTGCCTGATCTGCACGACACCAACAGCTGGATCCAGACCGTCGAGGAGGTCGACGCGGTCGAGCTGCTGGAGGTCCAGCTCTGCAACTCCACCGCGCCGTTCATCCTGATCAGCCGGCTGCGCCCGGCGATGGCGGCAGCGGCGGCCGACCGCACCTACGTGGTCAACGTGTCCGCGATGGAGGGCGTCTTCAGCCGCGGCTACAAGGGGGCCGGCCACCCGCACACCAACATGGCCAAGGCCGCGCTGAACATGCTGACCCGCACCAGCGGCCAGGAGATGTTCGAATCGGACGGCATTCTGATGACCGCGGTGGACACCGGCTGGATCACCGACGAACGCCCGCACCCGGACAAGATGCGCCTCGCCGACGAGGGCTTCCACGCTCCGCTGGATCTGATCGACGGCGCGGCCCGGGTCTACGACCCCATCGTGCGCGGCGAGGCGGGCGAAGACCTGCACAGCGTCTTCCTCAAGGACTACGCCCCCGCGAACTGGTAG
- a CDS encoding SH3 domain-containing protein, whose protein sequence is MSTTAVLRTVRGRNIIAGAGALTTAVALGATLMAAAPAQASPHTPYGTVTARSGLIERQYPSTDSSVRGSLHYREQVGLKCKVRAQNIEGNSIWYLLRDRQVWVSARYMDNHGYVKYCKDVDRSSREMLNSVPQGAKG, encoded by the coding sequence TTGTCCACAACCGCTGTCCTCCGTACCGTCCGCGGCCGGAACATCATCGCGGGCGCAGGCGCGCTGACCACCGCCGTCGCCCTCGGAGCCACGCTGATGGCCGCCGCTCCGGCCCAGGCCTCGCCGCACACCCCGTACGGCACGGTCACCGCCCGCTCGGGCCTGATCGAGCGCCAGTACCCCAGCACGGACTCGTCCGTGCGTGGGTCCCTGCACTACCGCGAGCAGGTGGGCCTGAAGTGCAAGGTCCGCGCCCAGAACATCGAGGGCAACAGCATCTGGTACCTGCTCCGTGACCGCCAGGTGTGGGTCTCGGCGCGCTACATGGACAACCACGGCTACGTGAAGTACTGCAAGGACGTCGACCGCAGCAGCCGTGAAATGCTCAACTCGGTGCCGCAGGGCGCCAAGGGCTGA
- a CDS encoding AraC family transcriptional regulator → MYGKSELRDDYQSVPRPLAAMARDLPDGHHIPPHRHRRAQLIYGTTGAITVVTGHGAWVVPATRGVWVPAGLTHEMSCAGAVAMRTLYIEPQPDLPREPTVVSVSPLLRELIEEAARLPVEYDPQSRDGKVMELLLLQLTPHPVAALHLPAPADAGLAPLCAAVVRDPGAAWRTKEAAAFAHLSPRTLQRRFPATTGMSLARWVQQARLIHAVTLLARGVPVTSVSGALGYATPSAFTAMFRRALGTSPTGYFTPGR, encoded by the coding sequence ATGTACGGAAAGAGCGAGCTGCGCGACGACTACCAGTCGGTTCCCAGACCGCTGGCGGCGATGGCCAGGGACCTGCCCGACGGCCACCACATCCCGCCGCACCGCCACCGGCGCGCCCAGCTGATCTACGGCACGACCGGGGCCATCACCGTGGTCACCGGCCACGGGGCCTGGGTCGTCCCGGCCACCCGCGGGGTCTGGGTGCCGGCCGGCCTCACCCACGAGATGAGCTGTGCCGGCGCGGTCGCCATGCGCACCCTGTACATCGAGCCGCAGCCGGACCTGCCACGGGAGCCGACCGTCGTCTCCGTCTCACCGCTGCTGCGCGAACTCATCGAGGAGGCCGCGCGGCTCCCCGTGGAGTACGACCCGCAGAGCCGCGACGGAAAGGTCATGGAACTGCTCCTCCTCCAGCTGACCCCGCACCCGGTCGCCGCGCTGCACCTGCCTGCCCCCGCGGACGCCGGCCTCGCGCCGCTCTGCGCGGCGGTCGTGCGGGACCCCGGCGCAGCCTGGCGGACGAAGGAGGCCGCGGCCTTCGCGCATCTGAGCCCACGCACTCTCCAGCGCAGATTCCCGGCCACAACCGGAATGAGCCTGGCCCGCTGGGTTCAGCAGGCCAGGCTCATTCACGCGGTGACACTGCTCGCCAGGGGGGTGCCGGTCACTTCGGTGTCCGGCGCGCTGGGCTACGCGACACCGAGCGCGTTCACCGCGATGTTCCGCCGCGCGCTCGGTACCAGCCCCACCGGGTACTTCACCCCGGGGCGCTGA
- a CDS encoding MFS transporter gives MIESNVSAGQRRAKGGGTRRLTLLLTATSAVTAANVYLSQPLMGAAAASLRAGPDALAAVPTATQLGYAAGILLLVPAGDSHDRRRLILGLGTASAVALAGCALAPSVGWLVVAGFAVGLLSPVPQLVTPLAVALAGDGRAGPGAGRIVGTVQGGLLMGVLASRAYSGSLAELAGWRAVFGCSCLLTLLLVLVLRGALPYVPPATGAASYQDTLSSLPRLFLAHPLVRRITVSGALVGIAFGAFWTTLTFLLEQHYGVGPTGIGLFGLVAAASALLSPYAGRLADRTGRRSALAALIGLVVAGWLVLLPGGTRFWWLVAGVIVLDVGVWGGQAVSQTVLFTLDPRIHSRLNTLYFTFRFLGIALGSLMGSLAWAGGGWPAVVGTGTVAAVAGLVVGVLPARDGDRPPPGTGADGPDQPVSGRRAGRRRGPYPSRTAWLRRRRTGCGPSGSRRW, from the coding sequence GTGATCGAATCCAACGTTTCCGCAGGCCAGCGCCGTGCGAAGGGTGGCGGGACCCGGCGGCTCACCCTGCTGCTCACCGCCACCAGCGCTGTCACGGCCGCCAATGTCTATCTCAGCCAGCCGCTCATGGGGGCGGCGGCCGCCTCACTCCGGGCCGGGCCCGACGCCCTCGCGGCCGTTCCGACGGCCACCCAGCTGGGCTATGCGGCGGGCATCCTGCTGCTCGTGCCGGCCGGGGACAGCCATGACCGGAGGCGGCTGATCCTCGGGCTCGGTACGGCGTCCGCCGTCGCGCTCGCGGGGTGCGCACTGGCCCCTTCGGTGGGGTGGCTCGTCGTCGCGGGGTTCGCCGTCGGTCTGCTGTCGCCCGTCCCGCAGCTGGTCACTCCGCTCGCGGTGGCCCTGGCGGGCGACGGGCGGGCCGGGCCGGGCGCCGGACGGATTGTCGGCACCGTGCAGGGCGGTCTGCTGATGGGCGTGCTCGCGTCCCGCGCCTACTCGGGCTCGCTGGCCGAACTGGCGGGCTGGCGCGCCGTGTTCGGATGCTCCTGCCTGCTGACCCTGCTGCTGGTGCTGGTGCTGCGCGGGGCACTGCCGTACGTCCCGCCCGCCACCGGCGCCGCCTCGTACCAGGACACCCTCTCGTCACTGCCGCGGCTGTTCCTGGCCCACCCGCTGGTACGCCGGATCACCGTGTCGGGAGCGCTGGTCGGGATCGCGTTCGGCGCGTTCTGGACCACGCTGACCTTTCTGCTGGAGCAGCACTACGGCGTCGGCCCGACCGGCATCGGGCTGTTCGGTCTGGTCGCGGCGGCCAGCGCTCTGCTCTCGCCGTACGCCGGGCGGCTGGCCGACCGGACCGGCCGACGCAGTGCGCTGGCGGCGCTGATCGGGCTGGTCGTCGCGGGGTGGCTGGTCCTGCTGCCGGGCGGCACCCGGTTCTGGTGGCTGGTGGCCGGGGTGATCGTGCTCGATGTGGGGGTCTGGGGCGGTCAGGCCGTCAGCCAGACCGTGCTGTTCACCCTGGACCCGCGCATCCACAGCCGTCTCAACACCCTCTACTTCACCTTCCGTTTCCTGGGGATCGCACTCGGCTCGCTGATGGGTTCGCTGGCATGGGCGGGTGGCGGTTGGCCCGCCGTGGTGGGCACCGGGACGGTCGCAGCCGTGGCCGGTCTGGTCGTGGGGGTCCTGCCCGCACGCGACGGGGACCGTCCGCCCCCGGGTACGGGAGCGGACGGTCCGGATCAGCCGGTCAGCGGACGGCGGGCGGGGCGGCGGAGGGGTCCGTACCCCAGTCGGACGGCTTGGCTCCGACGTCGAAGGACAGGGTGCGGCCCGAGCGGATCTCGTCGGTGGTGA
- a CDS encoding GH92 family glycosyl hydrolase, whose translation MYWTQRLRGAGTAVAAAALIGGALAAPTAEAAGAPPGGRLTDLVNPFIGTENEGNTYPGAAVPFGMVQLSPDTGHNTGYDHAQNEIRGFSSVHISGVGCGLGGDLPTLPTTGDVTETDYAKYAAKFSHDTEKASPGYYKVGLDSGITAELTATKRTGVQRYTFPATDKANVLLNAGQSLHKTVSTSVEVLDSRTIRTAITGSGFCQDTKPYTLYTVTRFDRPFTTSGTWKDGTVSQGSRKSTGTGGNGAWVRFDTSKDRTVEATTAISYVDATGAARNLHAEGGKSFDRVRRAAQASWEDRLDDVQAQGGSDTQRRTFYSSLYRSFLAPNIGSDIDGRYTGWDQKIHRAKGFDYYQNWSLWDTYRTQTQLLSLLAPREERNMAISVLKIDEQSGWLPKWGYGTVETNIMTGDPVTPFLTNAYRQGLLKGYEEQAYRALKKNADGTPPADSPAVGREANVQYLKDGFAPYIKNRPHVKPGDSDFDHGASATLEYALSDAMLGQMAGDLGHQADAKRYAARAQSYRNIFDPSTGFFRARDENGNFTGPADPAQGEGFHEGTAWQYQWMVPQDLSGMVDLIGGKDAANKRLDSFFAYDQLLADPAKTATDVWVNGPYDYYNADKYNPQNEPDLIAPYTYLSTGQPWKTTDVVHAALTLFTDTPTGMTGNDDLGTMSAWNVLSSIGVYPVQPGTDTWGLSTPAFQRVDLKLDRRYYPHGGFTVKAPGASDTDRYIQSAAVDGAAHAKTYLTTDEIRSGRTLSFDVGAKPSDWGTDPSAAPPAVR comes from the coding sequence ATGTACTGGACACAACGGCTGCGCGGCGCAGGGACGGCCGTGGCCGCCGCCGCGCTCATCGGCGGGGCTCTCGCCGCGCCGACGGCCGAGGCCGCGGGCGCCCCTCCCGGCGGCCGACTGACCGATCTCGTCAACCCGTTCATCGGTACGGAGAACGAGGGGAACACCTACCCGGGCGCCGCGGTGCCCTTCGGGATGGTGCAGCTCTCGCCGGACACCGGGCACAACACCGGCTACGACCACGCCCAGAACGAGATCCGCGGCTTCTCCAGCGTGCACATCTCGGGGGTGGGCTGCGGTCTCGGCGGCGATCTGCCGACCCTGCCGACCACCGGTGACGTCACCGAGACCGACTACGCCAAGTACGCGGCGAAGTTCAGCCACGACACCGAGAAGGCGAGCCCCGGCTACTACAAGGTCGGCCTCGACTCCGGCATCACCGCCGAACTCACCGCCACCAAGCGCACCGGGGTACAGCGCTACACCTTCCCCGCGACCGACAAGGCCAACGTCCTGCTGAATGCGGGCCAGTCGCTGCACAAGACGGTCTCCACCTCCGTCGAAGTGCTCGACTCCCGCACCATCCGCACGGCCATCACGGGCAGCGGTTTCTGCCAGGACACCAAGCCGTACACCCTCTACACCGTCACGCGCTTCGACCGCCCCTTCACCACTTCGGGCACCTGGAAGGACGGCACCGTCTCGCAGGGCTCACGGAAGTCCACCGGGACCGGCGGCAACGGCGCCTGGGTGCGCTTCGACACGTCCAAGGACCGTACGGTCGAGGCCACCACGGCCATCAGCTATGTCGACGCGACCGGTGCGGCCCGCAATCTGCACGCCGAGGGAGGCAAGAGCTTCGACCGGGTGCGCCGCGCCGCGCAGGCGAGCTGGGAGGACCGGCTCGACGACGTCCAGGCACAGGGCGGCAGCGACACCCAGCGCCGTACCTTCTACTCCTCGCTCTACCGGTCGTTCCTCGCCCCCAACATCGGCAGTGACATCGACGGCCGCTACACGGGCTGGGACCAGAAGATCCACCGCGCCAAGGGGTTCGACTACTACCAGAACTGGTCGCTGTGGGACACCTACCGCACCCAGACCCAGCTGCTCTCCCTCCTCGCGCCGCGCGAGGAGCGGAACATGGCGATCTCCGTACTGAAGATCGACGAGCAGAGCGGCTGGCTGCCCAAGTGGGGCTACGGCACGGTCGAGACGAACATCATGACGGGCGACCCGGTCACCCCCTTCCTCACCAACGCCTACCGGCAGGGGCTGCTCAAGGGGTACGAGGAGCAGGCCTACCGCGCACTCAAGAAGAACGCCGACGGGACCCCGCCAGCCGACTCCCCGGCGGTCGGCCGTGAGGCCAACGTCCAGTACCTGAAGGACGGTTTCGCGCCGTACATCAAGAACCGCCCCCATGTGAAGCCCGGTGACTCGGACTTCGACCACGGGGCGTCGGCCACCCTGGAGTACGCGCTCTCCGACGCCATGCTCGGCCAGATGGCCGGCGACCTCGGCCACCAGGCGGACGCCAAGCGTTACGCGGCCCGCGCCCAGAGCTACCGCAACATCTTCGACCCCTCGACCGGGTTCTTCCGCGCCCGCGACGAGAACGGGAACTTCACCGGCCCTGCCGACCCGGCGCAGGGCGAGGGCTTCCACGAGGGCACGGCCTGGCAGTACCAGTGGATGGTCCCGCAGGACCTGTCCGGCATGGTGGACCTGATCGGCGGCAAGGACGCGGCCAACAAGCGCCTCGACTCCTTCTTCGCCTACGACCAGCTCCTCGCCGACCCGGCGAAGACGGCCACCGACGTGTGGGTCAACGGCCCGTACGACTACTACAACGCGGACAAGTACAACCCGCAGAACGAGCCCGACCTGATCGCCCCGTACACCTATCTCTCCACAGGCCAGCCGTGGAAGACGACCGATGTGGTGCATGCCGCGCTGACCCTCTTCACGGACACCCCGACCGGTATGACGGGCAACGACGACCTGGGCACCATGTCCGCCTGGAACGTCCTGTCCTCCATCGGTGTCTACCCGGTCCAGCCGGGCACCGACACCTGGGGTCTGTCGACGCCCGCCTTCCAGCGCGTCGATCTGAAGCTGGACCGCCGCTACTACCCGCACGGCGGCTTCACGGTGAAGGCGCCGGGAGCCTCGGACACCGACCGGTACATCCAGTCGGCCGCCGTGGACGGCGCGGCCCACGCGAAGACGTATCTCACCACCGACGAGATCCGCTCGGGCCGCACCCTGTCCTTCGACGTCGGAGCCAAGCCGTCCGACTGGGGTACGGACCCCTCCGCCGCCCCGCCCGCCGTCCGCTGA
- a CDS encoding PA14 domain-containing protein — MRIRRNLALLLAAVTGFAGLSALPAASATPAPSSPAVTAHGLKGEYYTQSAPGAFDFGQLKATGFDPDIDFPTLESRLQSATGQSDNDSVRWTGKIVPEKSGAHTFSMIGDNGFRLWVDGKLVIDHWVDDWEKEQTSQAVELTAGKAYDIKIEYFEHIGGSDLHLKWTPPGGTKVPVPQSAFLLPDGYDYDGAIAATVQKSGRTLKLDFAQKLAPPPAGLAGHLDAVIGGATWPLGAVKADPADPRSLTVALKEPVVGKKGGGANGLADVRYDGQGALKGQDGKAVGAFWSSGANNSEYELRTKWADDVSPSNAHPEYPRPQLTRDDWQNLNGSWQFSAAKAGEKPPVGKKLAEKILVPYPVESQLSGVERHEDRMWYRRTFTVPKGWKVGSGKRLQLNFGAVDWQAEVYVNGTKVTEHKGGYDKFSADITDALRPGRTQEVIVGVYDPTDAKGGENPPMGKQRLDPSGIWYTPSSGIWQTVWMEPVAADHADSLKLTPDITAQKVAVDVRGVRDGVRVTATAYDGKRKVGTATGRTGAALNVPVPKPHLWSADDPHLYQLKVTVGSDRVGSYFGMRSIAVEKVNGTPRTVLNGKPVFMMATLDQGFWPDGLYTAPTDEALAYDLKMHKAMGFNAVRKHIKVEPDRWFYWADKLGLMVWQDMPAMEAGTNPSPAARTEYEHEMKQMIDQHSSHPSVVMWVTFNEGWGQYDMARIADQAKAWDPTRLVNSMSGINLGADGGTGDIIDEHGYPSPALPAPDGRRAMVSGEYGGLGLAVPGHAWAVQQSYVAVDPATYTDDYLAKLGEVRKLACQGSNGAVYTQISDVEGELNGLMTYDRKIVKPDVKRVKAAQDALIHDASQAVPAGCPAS, encoded by the coding sequence GTGCGCATCCGAAGAAATCTGGCCCTGCTCCTCGCCGCCGTCACCGGCTTCGCGGGGCTCTCGGCGCTACCGGCCGCTTCGGCCACACCCGCCCCATCGAGTCCCGCCGTCACCGCCCACGGGCTGAAGGGGGAGTACTACACCCAATCTGCCCCGGGCGCCTTCGACTTCGGGCAGCTCAAGGCCACCGGGTTCGACCCGGACATCGACTTCCCCACCCTGGAGTCACGGCTCCAGTCCGCCACCGGCCAGTCGGACAACGACAGCGTCCGCTGGACCGGGAAGATCGTCCCGGAGAAGTCCGGCGCCCACACGTTCTCGATGATCGGCGACAACGGCTTCCGGCTCTGGGTCGACGGAAAGCTTGTCATCGACCACTGGGTCGACGACTGGGAGAAGGAACAGACCTCCCAGGCGGTCGAGTTGACCGCTGGCAAGGCCTACGACATCAAGATCGAGTACTTCGAGCACATAGGTGGTTCCGACCTCCATCTGAAGTGGACCCCACCGGGCGGCACCAAGGTGCCGGTCCCGCAGTCCGCGTTCCTGCTGCCGGACGGTTACGACTACGACGGCGCCATCGCCGCCACCGTCCAGAAGTCCGGGCGCACCCTCAAGCTGGACTTCGCACAGAAGCTCGCACCCCCGCCCGCCGGACTCGCGGGCCATCTCGATGCCGTCATCGGCGGCGCGACCTGGCCGCTGGGCGCCGTCAAGGCGGACCCGGCCGACCCGCGCAGCCTCACCGTCGCACTCAAGGAACCGGTCGTCGGCAAGAAGGGCGGCGGCGCCAACGGTCTCGCGGACGTCCGCTACGACGGGCAGGGCGCGCTGAAGGGCCAGGACGGCAAGGCGGTCGGAGCCTTCTGGTCGAGCGGTGCCAACAACTCCGAGTACGAACTGCGCACCAAGTGGGCCGACGACGTCAGCCCCTCCAACGCGCACCCCGAGTACCCGAGGCCCCAGCTCACCCGTGACGACTGGCAGAACCTCAACGGCAGCTGGCAGTTCTCCGCCGCCAAGGCGGGCGAGAAGCCGCCGGTGGGCAAGAAGCTGGCGGAGAAGATCCTCGTTCCGTACCCGGTGGAGTCGCAGCTCTCCGGGGTGGAGCGGCACGAGGACCGGATGTGGTATCGGCGTACGTTCACGGTCCCCAAGGGCTGGAAGGTCGGATCGGGCAAGAGGCTCCAGCTCAACTTCGGGGCGGTCGACTGGCAGGCCGAGGTGTATGTCAACGGCACGAAGGTCACCGAACACAAGGGCGGCTACGACAAGTTCAGCGCGGACATCACCGACGCACTGAGGCCCGGCCGCACCCAGGAGGTGATCGTCGGGGTTTATGACCCGACCGATGCCAAGGGCGGCGAGAACCCGCCGATGGGCAAGCAGCGCCTGGACCCGAGCGGCATCTGGTACACCCCGTCGTCCGGCATCTGGCAGACCGTGTGGATGGAGCCGGTCGCGGCCGACCACGCGGACTCCCTCAAGCTCACCCCGGACATCACCGCGCAGAAGGTCGCCGTCGACGTGCGGGGCGTCCGCGACGGGGTGCGCGTCACGGCCACCGCGTACGACGGGAAGCGCAAGGTTGGCACCGCCACCGGCCGTACGGGTGCGGCACTGAACGTACCGGTGCCCAAGCCGCACCTCTGGTCGGCGGACGATCCGCATCTCTACCAGCTCAAGGTCACCGTCGGCTCCGACCGGGTCGGCAGCTACTTCGGGATGCGCTCCATCGCGGTCGAGAAGGTGAACGGCACCCCGCGCACCGTCCTCAACGGCAAACCGGTCTTCATGATGGCCACCCTTGACCAGGGCTTCTGGCCGGACGGCCTGTACACGGCGCCGACCGACGAGGCCCTCGCGTACGACCTCAAGATGCACAAGGCGATGGGCTTCAACGCGGTCCGCAAGCACATCAAGGTCGAACCCGACCGCTGGTTCTACTGGGCGGACAAGCTCGGTCTGATGGTCTGGCAGGACATGCCTGCCATGGAGGCGGGCACCAACCCGTCCCCGGCCGCGCGCACCGAGTACGAGCACGAGATGAAGCAGATGATCGACCAGCACAGCAGCCATCCGTCGGTCGTCATGTGGGTGACCTTCAACGAGGGCTGGGGCCAGTACGACATGGCGCGCATCGCCGACCAGGCCAAGGCCTGGGACCCGACGCGCCTGGTCAACAGCATGTCGGGCATCAACCTGGGAGCCGACGGAGGCACCGGCGACATCATCGACGAGCACGGCTACCCGAGCCCGGCACTGCCGGCGCCCGACGGGAGACGCGCGATGGTCAGTGGTGAGTACGGCGGACTCGGGCTGGCCGTTCCCGGGCACGCCTGGGCGGTGCAGCAGTCGTACGTCGCGGTCGACCCGGCCACGTACACCGACGACTACCTCGCCAAGCTCGGCGAGGTGCGCAAGCTCGCCTGCCAGGGCAGCAACGGCGCCGTCTACACCCAGATCTCCGATGTGGAGGGCGAGTTGAACGGGCTGATGACCTACGACCGGAAAATCGTCAAGCCCGATGTGAAGCGGGTCAAGGCCGCCCAGGACGCGCTGATCCACGACGCGTCGCAGGCGGTTCCGGCAGGGTGCCCGGCCTCCTGA
- a CDS encoding LacI family DNA-binding transcriptional regulator: MGVSLKDVAGLAGVSIKTVSNVVNNYQHVTPAMRAKVQAAIDELGYVPNLTARHLRKGRTGILALAVPELGNPYFAELAGAVIDAAAEHDYTVLLDHTRGEREQEILVSQGFRGRVIDGLILSPIELEAEDLRSRIHDAPLVLLGEREYDLPYDHIAIDNVAASRRAVRHLIGLGRTRIAYLGARTDRINFPAQLRLRGWREELTAAGLPAPDTLVAPTSGWDRGDGAQAMAWLLDSGQRPDAVFAYNDLVAVGAMRVLSERGLRVPWDVAVVGFDDIAEGQFGAVTLTTVSPDKQSIARLAVESVIGGLQGSEGGQEKSSGQHPEQAADAPAGRELAAEFRLVERESTLGRR, encoded by the coding sequence GTGGGCGTAAGCCTCAAGGACGTCGCCGGGCTCGCGGGCGTCTCGATCAAGACCGTCTCGAACGTGGTGAACAACTACCAGCACGTCACTCCGGCGATGCGGGCCAAGGTGCAGGCAGCGATCGACGAGCTCGGCTACGTACCGAATCTCACGGCCCGCCACCTGCGCAAAGGCCGTACGGGAATTCTCGCGCTGGCCGTGCCCGAACTCGGCAACCCTTACTTCGCCGAGCTGGCGGGGGCCGTCATCGACGCGGCGGCCGAGCACGACTACACGGTGCTGCTCGACCACACCCGCGGCGAGCGCGAGCAGGAGATCCTGGTCAGCCAGGGGTTCCGGGGCCGGGTCATCGACGGGTTGATCCTCTCCCCCATCGAGCTGGAGGCCGAAGACCTGCGCAGCCGGATCCATGACGCCCCGCTGGTGCTGCTCGGTGAGCGCGAGTACGACCTCCCGTACGACCACATCGCGATCGACAACGTCGCGGCGTCGCGCAGGGCGGTGCGCCATCTGATCGGTCTTGGCCGCACCCGTATCGCGTACCTCGGCGCGCGCACCGACCGGATCAACTTCCCCGCCCAGCTGCGACTTCGCGGCTGGCGCGAAGAGCTGACCGCCGCCGGGCTGCCGGCGCCCGACACGCTGGTGGCGCCCACCAGCGGCTGGGACCGGGGGGACGGGGCGCAGGCCATGGCCTGGCTGCTGGACTCGGGCCAGCGCCCGGACGCGGTCTTTGCCTACAACGACCTGGTCGCGGTCGGTGCGATGCGGGTGCTCTCAGAGCGGGGACTGCGGGTGCCGTGGGACGTGGCGGTGGTGGGGTTCGACGACATCGCGGAGGGCCAGTTCGGTGCGGTCACCCTCACCACCGTCTCGCCGGACAAGCAGTCCATCGCCCGGCTCGCGGTGGAGTCGGTCATCGGCGGCCTCCAGGGCTCCGAAGGGGGCCAGGAAAAGAGCTCCGGCCAGCACCCGGAGCAGGCAGCCGACGCGCCTGCCGGACGCGAACTGGCGGCGGAATTCAGGCTGGTGGAGCGGGAGAGCACGCTGGGGCGCCGGTGA